From the genome of Anopheles moucheti chromosome 3, idAnoMoucSN_F20_07, whole genome shotgun sequence, one region includes:
- the LOC128302213 gene encoding peroxisomal membrane protein PMP34, with protein sequence MSQSKLKQVFSYQSWVHAVSGSAGSVIAMSAFYPLDTVRSRLQLEEPERRKALSTWRILRNLIDEEGFETLYRGLVPVLESLCISNFVYFYTFHSLKALRGGGQSALGDLLLGSLAGVVNVLTTTPCWVVNTRLKMKGLGQQAKRNGSGGTDVQYDGLLDGLQYIARTEGVRGLWAGAVPSLMLVINPAIQFMVYEALKRRLTAGGTSRTPSAITFFSIGAIAKMIATVLTYPLQLVQTKLRHGNTDRNLNVPPDVDTVQMLLIILKRQGVAGLFRGLEAKLLQTVLTAALMFMAYEKIARFVTSLLLSKGGVTAVRH encoded by the exons ATGTCCCAGTCGAAGTTGAAGCAGGTGTTCAGCTACCAATCGTGGGTACATGCGGTATCCGGATCAGCG GGTAGCGTGATTGCGATGTCGGCCTTCTATCCACTGGACACCGTACGCAGTCGTTTACAAT TGGAAGAACCGGAACGACGCAAGGCTCTTAGTACATGGCGAATTCTTCGTAATTTGATCGATGAGGAAGGTTTCGAAACGCTCTACCGTGGGCTGGTTCCGGTGCTGGAGAGCCTATGCATCTCCAACTTTGTCTACTTCTACACCTTCCATAGTCTGAAGGCGCTTCGTGGCGGAGGCCAATCCGCGCTTGGTGATCTGTTGCTCGGTTCACTGGCCGGTGTGGTCAACGTGCTGACGACAACTCCCTGTTGGGTTGTTAACACCCGACTAAAGATGAAAGGACTCGGTCAGCAAGCCAAACGCAATGGTTCTGGTGGCACCGATGTACAGTACGACGGATTGCTCGATGGTCTGCAGTACATCGCCCGGACGGAGGGTGTCCGCGGGCTGTGGGCTGGTGCTGTACCTTCTCTTATGCTCGTCATTAATCCCGCCATCCAGTTTATGGTGTACGAAGCACTTAAACGTCGACTTACAGCAGGCGGAACATCGAGGACGCCGTCCGCAATCACGTTCTTCAGTATAGGTGCGATCGCGAAAATGATTGCCACAGTACTGACGTACCCTTTGCAACTTGTGCAGACAAAGTTACGACATGGCAACACCGACCGAAATTTAAATGTACCCCCCGATGTAGACACGGTACAGATGCTACTAATCATCCTAAAACGACAGGGTGTAGCTGGGCTGTTCCGAGGGCTGGAAGCAAAACTGCTGCAAACGGTTCTGACAGCAGCACTAATGTTTATGGCATACGAAAAGATTGCACGATTTGTCACGTCCTTGCTGCTATCGAAAGGCGGGGTCACTGCGGTTCGACATTGA
- the LOC128305587 gene encoding ubiquitin carboxyl-terminal hydrolase 36 isoform X1, whose product MPIQMVCDSTPSLVSAAIRDALHSTGGTTNGRTVGHGFGAASASNGVTVNGTGTASGQSPSKQQLPFRRALAATQLDTDYDQYDEPEDGGPNDLVESISQSLRQGQQVKSITYEEGPSYSTNLENLRSKYIVLKAGTPADSTTSGGSLSNSNSSSAASSFSTTGLSKATIGGAPNTLLAMNGGSLKFAATSTPSPSAAKSSNNVLHQQQNGVSASASSTAAGRMDTTNTNTLPTPKRTLFPRENVQIGWKTTGRKWLVGAGMMNMGNTCYLNSTLQALFHVPAIANWLLSDEPHRVKCDEGGSGGNCIICAMAKTLLESQSNQTAFRPYLVYSRLRLVCKHLVPGRQEDAHEFLRYLVEAMEKSYLNRSKNSKELDQYSKETTPLNQILGGYLRSEVKCLSCQHVSTTFQHFEDLLLDIRKANSIDEALELYFARERLEEMGYKCEACKRRVAATKQFSLERAPFVLCIQLKRFSMLSGKINKHVELRSKLDLTPYSSPAMRTNGGKLTYRLTSMVTHLGSTQHCGHYTAIGHTDAAGYHVFDDSSVRPIGIHNVMSTNAYILFYELESVAAGAIGLPNGTCRAKATVTVGQPSSTATLTSMGHLSNGTTPTTGLGSSSGTASGTGGGGSNGSTPGKVTNSSPLRVLGTGGGNGSSGGLFPSKLEQKPGLIGPVLPTATTSSTGSNPSATVTTTAINGKGMNNNNNNGPTTTTSVTSSAGVSGRDTTIFSSPSSTASTLSNASPLSSPAKQYPESLSGSKVPKLPDINARNATASLNGAAYSEARAKSLSTPLLASMPKLNSPSKSSESTNGCSSAVISLVPYDSDDTSSTSEDENNHELSKTTSKSLVLTNGSSTAKRARQQMVAFVNGKRSAKHSKDEPHAVAGDEDVNQEEEEEDEEDEERTSTGSSRSPQMIKTKAGLWKVSKSSTADQLSYPDSGSASSSKSSSPTTSGVSSPTSSPGQKPHKLPLKHVSTSGGGCGEPSSLSNGHRPAHNGINGKVNKSMANGYHTNGAAGNRSASPGGDGKGSSSTVQMLMKYSHRGYGAPVKSWNGQQTAMERELANERREERKRQIEEDRETEMDRGRIKKTKGSGGVQSSVGVANSGGNNPFQQYQNHQTGGGGKWMGNGGGNRNHFHNHHQNNYRGGGGGGYYQNGNGNRHHGGGGGGANGGFRTGSRRFGGRNGGGFHTKAHHHHQRSEQGSGMASGGGGSNGFYHR is encoded by the exons ATGCCCATCCAAATGGTGTGCGATTCGACACCATCGCTAGTGAGTGCGGCTATTCGGGATGCGTTGCACTCGACGGGCGGCACAACAAATGGACGAACGGTTGGTCACGGTTTTGGCGCGGCTTCCGCCAGCAACGGTGTCACAGTGAATGGAACTGGAACTGCCAGCGGACAGTCACCCAGCAAGCAACAGCTCCCGTTCCGACGGGCATTAGCGGCGACCCAGCTTGACACCGATTACGACCAGTATGACGAACCGGAGGATGGTGGACCGAACGATTTGGTGGAATCCATCAGTCAGTCGTTACGCCAGGGACAGCAGGTTAAGTCCATAACGTACGAAGAAGGTCCTAGCTACAGTACGAACCTGGAAAATCTGAGATCTAAATACATCGTCCTGAAAGCGGGAACTCCGGCCGATTCCACTACCTCCGGTGGTTCCTTAAGCAATTCCAACTCCTCCTCGGCTGCTTCGTCCTTCAGTACAACAGGACTATCCAAAGCTACCATTGGTGGAGCCCCGAACACACTCCTGGCCATGAACGGTGGTTCGCTAAAGTTCGCGGCAACCTCTACACCATCGCCCAGTGCTGCCAAATCGTCTAACAATGTGCTCCATCAGCAACAAA ATGGCGTCTCTGCCTCCGCTAGCAGTACTGCCGCCGGAAGGATGGATACCACCAACACTAACACACTGCCGACGCCGAAGCGAACGCTTTTCCCTCGCGAGAATGTACAGATCGGATGGAAAACGACCGGCCGCAAATGGTTGGTTGGTGCGGGTATGATGAACATGGGCAACACCTGCTACCTTAACTCGACTCTTCAAGCGCTGTTTCACGTGCCGGCCATCGCCAACTGGTTGCTGTCGGATGAGCCACATCGCGTTAAGTGCGATGAAGGTG GTTCTGGTGGCAATTGCATTATCTGCGCGATGGCAAAAACGCTGCTCGAATCACAGTCCAATCAAACTGCCTTCCGACCCTATCTGGTGTATTCGAGGCTGAGGCTCGTCTGCAAACATTTGGTACCGGGTCGGCAAGAGGATGCGCACGAGTTCCTGCGCTATCTGGTGGAAGCGATGGAAAAGTCTTACCTCAACCGGAGCAAGAACAGTAAAGAGCTGGATCAGTACAGCAAAGAAACGACACCGCTGAACCAAATTCTGGGCGGTTACCTAAGATCGGAGGTGAAGTGTCTGTCCTGTCAGCACGTTTCGACTACGTTCCAACACTTTGAGGATTTGTTGCTCGACATCCGGAAAGCCAATTCGATCGATGAGGCACTAGAACTGTACTTTGCGCGCGAACGACTGGAAGAGATGGGATACAAGTGTGAGGCGTGCAAGCGCCGTGTCGCGGCCACGAAGCAATTTTCACTCGAGCGTGCACCGTTTGTGCTGTGCATACAACTGAAGCGATTTTCCATGTTGAGTGGCAAGATCAACAAGCACGTGGAGTTGCGTTCCAAGCTGGATCTTACACCTTACTCGTCGCCCGCAATGCGCACGAACGGTGGAAAGCTGACGTATCGGTTGACGTCGATGGTAACGCATCTGGGTAGCACGCAGCATTGTGGACATTACACAGCGATTGGACATACGGATGCCGCCGGGTATCACGTATTTGATGACAGCTCTGTGCGCCCGATCGGCATTCACAACGTCATGAGCACGAACGCGTACATCCTGTTCTACGAACTGGAGAGTGTGGCGGCCGGCGCGATTGGTTTACCGAACGGAACCTGTCGAGCGAAGGCGACCGTCACCGTAGGACAACCGAGCAGTACGGCGACTCTCACGTCGATGGGACATTTAAGCAACGGCACCACCCCGACGACCGGGCTTGGTAGTAGTAGCGGAACCGCTAGTGGAACGGGTGGTGGGGGGAGTAATGGTAGTACACCCGGCAAAGTCACTAACTCATCACCGCTCCGGGTACTCGGCACTGGTGGCGGCAATGGATCTAGTGGTGGTCTCTTTCCGAGCAAGTTGGAACAGAAGCCGGGCCTTATTGGGCCAGTGCTACCAACCGCTACGACCTCATCCACCGGCAGTAACCCATCAGCAACAGTAACCACCACCGCCATCAACGGTAAGGgaatgaacaacaacaacaacaacggcccGACAACGACAACCAGCGTAACCTCATCGGCAGGTGTTTCCGGCAGagatacaacaattttttcttctccttcatCGACAGCGTCAACCCTTTCTAATGCGTCCCCGCTTAGTTCGCCAGCGAAACAGTACCCGGAGTCTTTATCGGGCAGCAAAGTTCCAAAACTTCCCGATATCAACGCACGCAACGCGACTGCTTCCCTCAACGGTGCTGCTTACAGCGAGGCGAGAGCAAAATCTTTATCCACCCCGTTGCTTGCATCGATGCCGAAGCTTAACTCCCCGAGCAAATCGTCGGAGAGCACCAACGGATGTTCCTCGGCTGTAATCAGTCTGGTACCGTACGATAGTGATGATACAAGCAGTACAAGCGAGGACGAGAATAACCACGAGCTCAGCAAAACCACGTCCAAATCGCTCGTTCTCACCAATGGCAGTAGTACGGCTAAACGTGCGAGACAACAGATGGTCGCCTTTGTGAATGGCAAACGTAGCGCCAAGCATAGCAAGGATGAGCCACACGCTGTAGCGGGCGATGAAGACGTTAAtcaagaggaggaggaggaagatgaGGAGGATGAAGAGCGCACAAGCACGGGCTCTTCCCGTTCGCCACAGATGATCAAAACCAAGGCAGGTCTTTGGAAGGTCTCCAAGAGCAGTACGGCCGATCAGCTCAGCTATCCAGATAGCGGATCGGCCTCATCATCCAAATCATCCTCGCCCACGACATCGGGCGTATCTTCTCCGACCAGCTCACCGGGACAGAAGCCACATAAGCTACCACTGAAGCATGTTAGCACTTCCGGTGGAGGTTGTGGTGAACCTTCATCACTGAGTAACGGTCATCGGCCAGCACACAACGGCATTAATGGAAAAGTTAACAAATCAATGGCGAACGGATATCACACGAATGGAGCTGCAGGAAATCGTTCAGCGTCCCCTGGTGGAGATGGAAAAGGAAGTTCATCAACAGTTCAAATGCTGATGAAATACTCACACCGGGGCTATGGCGCACCAGTTAAAAGTTGGAACGGACAGCAGACAGCGATGGAACGAGAGCTAGCAAATGAACGGCGCGAAGAACGTAAGCGTCAGATCGAGGAGGATCGCGAAACAGAAATGGATCGTGGCCggataaagaaaacaaagggTAGTGGTGGTGTCCAGTCGTCGGTTGGTGTTGCAAATTCCGGCGGCAATAATCCCTTCCAGCAATACCAGAATCATCAGACGGGTGGCGGTGGTAAGTGGATGGGAAACGGTGGAGGAAACCGTAATCACTTCCACAACCATCATCAAAATAACTAtcgaggtggtggtggcggtggttactaTCAGAACGGCAATGGGAACCGACaccatggtggtggtggtggaggtgctAACGGTGGGTTTCGTACCGGTAGTAGACGGTTCGGTGGTCGGAACGGTGGCGGATTCCATACGAAGgctcaccatcatcatcagcgcaGTGAACAGGGTAGCGGCATGGctagtggtggtggcggtagCAACGGGTTTTACCATCGATAA
- the LOC128305587 gene encoding ubiquitin carboxyl-terminal hydrolase 36 isoform X2 produces the protein MHFMRLVKLQFRYFCQLVLRFLVPLWSSLRTTARRKTIRRWQRTNSFPLSQIVEDGVSASASSTAAGRMDTTNTNTLPTPKRTLFPRENVQIGWKTTGRKWLVGAGMMNMGNTCYLNSTLQALFHVPAIANWLLSDEPHRVKCDEGGSGGNCIICAMAKTLLESQSNQTAFRPYLVYSRLRLVCKHLVPGRQEDAHEFLRYLVEAMEKSYLNRSKNSKELDQYSKETTPLNQILGGYLRSEVKCLSCQHVSTTFQHFEDLLLDIRKANSIDEALELYFARERLEEMGYKCEACKRRVAATKQFSLERAPFVLCIQLKRFSMLSGKINKHVELRSKLDLTPYSSPAMRTNGGKLTYRLTSMVTHLGSTQHCGHYTAIGHTDAAGYHVFDDSSVRPIGIHNVMSTNAYILFYELESVAAGAIGLPNGTCRAKATVTVGQPSSTATLTSMGHLSNGTTPTTGLGSSSGTASGTGGGGSNGSTPGKVTNSSPLRVLGTGGGNGSSGGLFPSKLEQKPGLIGPVLPTATTSSTGSNPSATVTTTAINGKGMNNNNNNGPTTTTSVTSSAGVSGRDTTIFSSPSSTASTLSNASPLSSPAKQYPESLSGSKVPKLPDINARNATASLNGAAYSEARAKSLSTPLLASMPKLNSPSKSSESTNGCSSAVISLVPYDSDDTSSTSEDENNHELSKTTSKSLVLTNGSSTAKRARQQMVAFVNGKRSAKHSKDEPHAVAGDEDVNQEEEEEDEEDEERTSTGSSRSPQMIKTKAGLWKVSKSSTADQLSYPDSGSASSSKSSSPTTSGVSSPTSSPGQKPHKLPLKHVSTSGGGCGEPSSLSNGHRPAHNGINGKVNKSMANGYHTNGAAGNRSASPGGDGKGSSSTVQMLMKYSHRGYGAPVKSWNGQQTAMERELANERREERKRQIEEDRETEMDRGRIKKTKGSGGVQSSVGVANSGGNNPFQQYQNHQTGGGGKWMGNGGGNRNHFHNHHQNNYRGGGGGGYYQNGNGNRHHGGGGGGANGGFRTGSRRFGGRNGGGFHTKAHHHHQRSEQGSGMASGGGGSNGFYHR, from the exons ATGCATTTTATGCGATTAGTGAAGCTACAGTTTCGCTACTTTTGTCAGCTGGTTTTACGCTTTCTAGTACCGCTGTGGAGTAGCTTGCGTACGACCGCACGCCGGAAAACCATCCGACGTTGGCAGCGGACAAACAGTTTCCCTTTGTCGCAGATCGTCGAAG ATGGCGTCTCTGCCTCCGCTAGCAGTACTGCCGCCGGAAGGATGGATACCACCAACACTAACACACTGCCGACGCCGAAGCGAACGCTTTTCCCTCGCGAGAATGTACAGATCGGATGGAAAACGACCGGCCGCAAATGGTTGGTTGGTGCGGGTATGATGAACATGGGCAACACCTGCTACCTTAACTCGACTCTTCAAGCGCTGTTTCACGTGCCGGCCATCGCCAACTGGTTGCTGTCGGATGAGCCACATCGCGTTAAGTGCGATGAAGGTG GTTCTGGTGGCAATTGCATTATCTGCGCGATGGCAAAAACGCTGCTCGAATCACAGTCCAATCAAACTGCCTTCCGACCCTATCTGGTGTATTCGAGGCTGAGGCTCGTCTGCAAACATTTGGTACCGGGTCGGCAAGAGGATGCGCACGAGTTCCTGCGCTATCTGGTGGAAGCGATGGAAAAGTCTTACCTCAACCGGAGCAAGAACAGTAAAGAGCTGGATCAGTACAGCAAAGAAACGACACCGCTGAACCAAATTCTGGGCGGTTACCTAAGATCGGAGGTGAAGTGTCTGTCCTGTCAGCACGTTTCGACTACGTTCCAACACTTTGAGGATTTGTTGCTCGACATCCGGAAAGCCAATTCGATCGATGAGGCACTAGAACTGTACTTTGCGCGCGAACGACTGGAAGAGATGGGATACAAGTGTGAGGCGTGCAAGCGCCGTGTCGCGGCCACGAAGCAATTTTCACTCGAGCGTGCACCGTTTGTGCTGTGCATACAACTGAAGCGATTTTCCATGTTGAGTGGCAAGATCAACAAGCACGTGGAGTTGCGTTCCAAGCTGGATCTTACACCTTACTCGTCGCCCGCAATGCGCACGAACGGTGGAAAGCTGACGTATCGGTTGACGTCGATGGTAACGCATCTGGGTAGCACGCAGCATTGTGGACATTACACAGCGATTGGACATACGGATGCCGCCGGGTATCACGTATTTGATGACAGCTCTGTGCGCCCGATCGGCATTCACAACGTCATGAGCACGAACGCGTACATCCTGTTCTACGAACTGGAGAGTGTGGCGGCCGGCGCGATTGGTTTACCGAACGGAACCTGTCGAGCGAAGGCGACCGTCACCGTAGGACAACCGAGCAGTACGGCGACTCTCACGTCGATGGGACATTTAAGCAACGGCACCACCCCGACGACCGGGCTTGGTAGTAGTAGCGGAACCGCTAGTGGAACGGGTGGTGGGGGGAGTAATGGTAGTACACCCGGCAAAGTCACTAACTCATCACCGCTCCGGGTACTCGGCACTGGTGGCGGCAATGGATCTAGTGGTGGTCTCTTTCCGAGCAAGTTGGAACAGAAGCCGGGCCTTATTGGGCCAGTGCTACCAACCGCTACGACCTCATCCACCGGCAGTAACCCATCAGCAACAGTAACCACCACCGCCATCAACGGTAAGGgaatgaacaacaacaacaacaacggcccGACAACGACAACCAGCGTAACCTCATCGGCAGGTGTTTCCGGCAGagatacaacaattttttcttctccttcatCGACAGCGTCAACCCTTTCTAATGCGTCCCCGCTTAGTTCGCCAGCGAAACAGTACCCGGAGTCTTTATCGGGCAGCAAAGTTCCAAAACTTCCCGATATCAACGCACGCAACGCGACTGCTTCCCTCAACGGTGCTGCTTACAGCGAGGCGAGAGCAAAATCTTTATCCACCCCGTTGCTTGCATCGATGCCGAAGCTTAACTCCCCGAGCAAATCGTCGGAGAGCACCAACGGATGTTCCTCGGCTGTAATCAGTCTGGTACCGTACGATAGTGATGATACAAGCAGTACAAGCGAGGACGAGAATAACCACGAGCTCAGCAAAACCACGTCCAAATCGCTCGTTCTCACCAATGGCAGTAGTACGGCTAAACGTGCGAGACAACAGATGGTCGCCTTTGTGAATGGCAAACGTAGCGCCAAGCATAGCAAGGATGAGCCACACGCTGTAGCGGGCGATGAAGACGTTAAtcaagaggaggaggaggaagatgaGGAGGATGAAGAGCGCACAAGCACGGGCTCTTCCCGTTCGCCACAGATGATCAAAACCAAGGCAGGTCTTTGGAAGGTCTCCAAGAGCAGTACGGCCGATCAGCTCAGCTATCCAGATAGCGGATCGGCCTCATCATCCAAATCATCCTCGCCCACGACATCGGGCGTATCTTCTCCGACCAGCTCACCGGGACAGAAGCCACATAAGCTACCACTGAAGCATGTTAGCACTTCCGGTGGAGGTTGTGGTGAACCTTCATCACTGAGTAACGGTCATCGGCCAGCACACAACGGCATTAATGGAAAAGTTAACAAATCAATGGCGAACGGATATCACACGAATGGAGCTGCAGGAAATCGTTCAGCGTCCCCTGGTGGAGATGGAAAAGGAAGTTCATCAACAGTTCAAATGCTGATGAAATACTCACACCGGGGCTATGGCGCACCAGTTAAAAGTTGGAACGGACAGCAGACAGCGATGGAACGAGAGCTAGCAAATGAACGGCGCGAAGAACGTAAGCGTCAGATCGAGGAGGATCGCGAAACAGAAATGGATCGTGGCCggataaagaaaacaaagggTAGTGGTGGTGTCCAGTCGTCGGTTGGTGTTGCAAATTCCGGCGGCAATAATCCCTTCCAGCAATACCAGAATCATCAGACGGGTGGCGGTGGTAAGTGGATGGGAAACGGTGGAGGAAACCGTAATCACTTCCACAACCATCATCAAAATAACTAtcgaggtggtggtggcggtggttactaTCAGAACGGCAATGGGAACCGACaccatggtggtggtggtggaggtgctAACGGTGGGTTTCGTACCGGTAGTAGACGGTTCGGTGGTCGGAACGGTGGCGGATTCCATACGAAGgctcaccatcatcatcagcgcaGTGAACAGGGTAGCGGCATGGctagtggtggtggcggtagCAACGGGTTTTACCATCGATAA
- the LOC128305588 gene encoding AP-3 complex subunit sigma-2 yields the protein MIKAILVFNNHGKPRLSKFYQYFNEDMQQQIIKETFQLVSKRDDNVCNFLEGGSLIGGSDYKLIYRHYATLYFVFCVDSSESELGILDLIQVFVETLDKCFENVCELDLIFHADAVHHILSELVMGGMVLQTNMSDILARIEEQNKLQKQEAGISAAPARAVSAVKSMNLPQQIKDIKLPDLPQAIKDLKF from the exons ATGATTAAAGCGATACTAGTGTTTAACAACCATGGCAAACCGAGATTGTCCAAGTTCTACCAGTATTTT AACGAAGACATGCAGCAGCAGATTATAAAGGAAACATTCCAGCTAGTCTCGAAGCGGGACGACAATGTGTGCAATTTCCTCGAAGGTGGCAGCCTGATCGGTGGTTCAGACTACAAACTTATCTACCGACACTATGCGACGCTGTACTTTGTGTTTTGCGTCGATTCTTCGGAAAGCGAGCTAGGCATCCTTGATCTGATACAGGTGTTTGTGGAAACGTTGGACAAATGTTTCGAAAATGTGTGCGAACTTGATCTGATCTTCCACGCCGATGCCGTACACCACATTCTCTCCGAACTCGTCATGGGTGGCATGGTGCTGCAGACGAACATGTCCGACATTCTGGCCCGTATCGAggagcagaacaaactgcagAAACAGGAGGCTGGAATCTCCGCGGCTCCGGCGCGGGCCGTTAGTGCGGTGAAAAGCATGAACCTGCCGCAACAGATCAAGGACATCAAGCTGCCGGATTTGCCGCAGGCGATAAAAGATTTGAAGTTCTGA